In one Lolium rigidum isolate FL_2022 chromosome 3, APGP_CSIRO_Lrig_0.1, whole genome shotgun sequence genomic region, the following are encoded:
- the LOC124702817 gene encoding ABC transporter E family member 2 translates to MAERLTRIAIVSEDKCKPKKCRQECKKSCPVVKTGKLCIEVSPAVKLAFISEELCIGCGICVKKCPFDAIEIINLPKDLEKDTTHRYGPNTFKLHRLPVPRPGQVLGLVGTNGIGKSTALKVLAGKLKPNLGRFKNPPDWQEILTYFRGSELQNYFTRILEDNLKAIIKPQYVDHIPKAVQGNVGQVLEQKDERDMKNELCVDLELNQVIDRNVGDLSGGELQRFAIAVVAVQSAEIYMFDEPSSYLDVKQRLKAARVIRSLLRSNSYVIVVEHDLSVLDYLSDFICCLYGKPGAYGVVTLPFSVREGINIFLAGFVPTENLRFREESLTFKIAETQENAEEVASYQRYKYPTMTKTQGNFKLCVAEGEFTDSQIVVMLGENGTGKTTFIRMLAGLLKPDTVEGTEVEIPEFNVSYKPQKISPKFQHPVRHLLHSKIRDSYTHPQFVSDVMKPLQIEALMDQEVINLSGGELQRVALCLCLGKPADIYLIDEPSAYLDSEQRIVASKVIKRFILHAKKTAFIVEHDFIMATYLADKVIVYEGRASIDCTANAPQSLVSGMNKFLSHLDITFRRDPTNYRPRINKLESTKDREQKNAGSYYYLDD, encoded by the exons ATGGCCGAGCGTTTGACCCGTATCGCGATCGTGAGCGAGGACAAGTGCAAGCCCAAGAAGTGCCGCCAGGAGTGCAAAAAGAGTTGCCCTGTCGTCAAGACCG GGAAGCTTTGCATCGAAGTTAGTCCAGCAGTGAAACTTGCTTTCATTTCTGAAGAGCTGTGTATTGGTTGTGGTATTTGCGTTAAG AAATGCCCATTTGATGCCATTGAGATCATCAACCTTCCAAAAGATTTGGAAAAAGATACTACCCATCGCTATGGACCAAATACCTTTAAGTTGCACAG GTTGCCTGTTCCAAGACCTGGTCAAGTTTTGGGCCTTGTTGGTACCAATGGAATTGGGAAGTCAACTGCACTTAAAGTGTTGGCTGGCAAGCTGAAGCCTAATTTGGGACGCTTCAAA AATCCACCTGATTGGCAAGAGATCCTGACATACTTCCGTGGGTCTGAACTTCAGAATTATTTTACACGTATATTGGAAGATAACCTGAAG GCTATCATCAAGCCCCAGTATGTCGACCACATTCCAAAAGCGGTCCAGGGAAATGTAGGGCAAGTACTTGAGCAAAAAGATGAGCGGGATATGAAAAATGAGCTATGTGTTGATCTTGAATTAAACCAAGTCATTGACAGAAATGTAGGAGATCTGTCCGGTGGCGAGCTTCAGAGATTTGCAATAGCAGTTGTTGCTGTACAAAGTGCAGAAATTTACATGTTTGATGAGCCATCAAGTTATCTTGATGTTAAGCAGAGGCTTAAGGCTGCACGAGTCATTAGGTCTTTGCTTAGATCCAACAG CTATGTCATTGTTGTGGAACATGACTTGAGTGTCCTAGATTACCTGTCCGACTTTATTTGCTGCCTATATGGGAAGCCAGGTGCTTATGGTGTAGTTACGTTGCCATTTTCGGTCCGAGAAGGTATCAATATTTTCCTGGCTGGATTTGTTCCAACAGAAAACCTTCGATTTCGAGAGGAATCTCTTACATTTAAG ATCGCGGAGACCCAGGAAAATGCGGAGGAAGTTGCTTCGTACCAGCGGTACAAGTACCCTACCATGACCAAAACACAGGGAAATTTCAAGCTCTGTGTAGCTGAGGGTGAATTCACTGATTCTCAGATTGTTGTGATGCTTGGTGAGAACGGCACAGGGAAAACTACATTCATCAGAATGCTG GCTGGGTTGTTGAAGCCAGATACTGTGGAAGGAACTGAGGTTGAAATCCCTGAATTTAATGTGTCCTACAAGCCTCAGAAGATTAGCCCAAAGTTCCAGCATCCAGTGAGGCACTTGCTTCACTCGAAGATACGGGATTCATATACTCATCCTCAGTTTGTGTCTGATGTCATGAAACCACTACAAATTGAGGCACTCATGGACCAGGAGGTTATTAATTTATCAGGTGGAGAGCTCCAAAGAGTGGCATTGTGTCTGTGCCTTGGAAAG CCTGCAGATATTTATTTGATTGATGAACCAAGTGCATATCTCGATTCAGAGCAGCGCATTGTTGCTTCAAAGGTTATCAAACGATTCATCCTACATGCAAAGAAAACTGCATTTATTGTTGAGCACGATTTCATCATGGCAACCTACTTagcggacaaggttattgtttatGAGGGACGTGCCTCTATTGACTGTACTGCCAATGCACCACAGTCTTTGGTATCTGGGATGAATAAATTCTTATCG